The DNA sequence GCGGCCGGCCGCCCGGGAGGCGCAGCGGGCGCTCGCCGAGGACGTCACCCGGATGGTGCACGGCGAGGAGGAGCTGGCCCGGGTGGTGGCGGCCTCCCGCGCGCTGTTCGGCCAGGGCACGCTCGCCGAGCTCGACGAGCGCACGCTCGAGGCCGCGCTCGCCGAGGTGCCGCGCGCGACCGTGCCCGCGCTGGGCGCGACCATCGTCGACCTGCTCGCCGAGTGCGGCCTGGTCGAGAGCAAGTCGGCCGCGCGGCGGACGGTGAAGGAAGGCGGGGCGTACCTCAACAACACGCGGGTCACCGACGAGTCGTACGTCCCGACCGCCGACGACCTGCTGTGCGGGCGGTTCCTCGTGCTGCGCCGGGGCAAGCGCTCCATCGGCGGCATCGAGGTCGCCGCATCCCAGGCGTAACCGCGGCGCACCAGAGCGACAGGGACCGGAGCGGGCCGGCACTCGGCGTCGGCCCGCTCTCTGGTGCTTCCGCCCCGGCGGACGTCGGCGCACCCGGCGCGAGATGCGCCGAAGGACGCGTCGGTGTGCGCGTCCGTCCGGCCGGGGAGGCGACCGCCGATCCGGCGACGGTACGGCGCAGCGCGGTCGACGTGCCACGAGGCCCTGAGCGACGCGAGCGCGCGGCCCTGCGAGTGGCGTGTGTCACAGAGCGACCACGTCTCGGCCTCGGGGAATACTCCGGAGCCGCGCGACGTCCTAACCGTGGCGGGCCGGATGAATAACATTCCGGTAGCAAAGATGTGAGATCGCTTCGGATGCGCCCCTTGACCAGCGGTGACCTCCGGCGGGTCGATTTGACGCCGTTGGGGCGGCGACGTAATCTTCTCTTCGCCCCGAAGGCAGGCGGCCCCATGGCGTCGCCGACTCGGGTCCACCCGAGAGGGCGACCGGAGCGGACGGAGAGTCCGGTACCGCGCGAGGTGTCAGCCGGGAAGCGGTTCGACACGGCGTCGGTGAAACGGTCGTCTCGCTGAGGCCGGACCGCACGGTGCCGGCCGGATTCCCTGCAGCGTCGAACGTTTCGAGCGGCATTGTCGCCGAGCGGAGCGATTTGACAGCGGATGGGAATCGGGTGAAACTGCTGAAGCGATTCGGATGAAACGCCCCCGCTGACGGGATCGGCGGATTTCGTCGGCAGGTGTTCGCGTCCGTTCCTTGAGAACTCAACAGTGTGTCAAAAGCCAGTGCATGAGCTTTACCCCGTCATGCCAGGCGCTGCTCGGCAAGCCCTTCCGGGGCTTTGCTGAGAGGTGTGTCTGGGTGATGGTTTTGCTGGGATGTCCCTCTTCGTGGGGGGTGTCTCAAGGGTTTTGAGGCATCTCATGGAGAGTTTGATCCTGGCTCAGGACGAACGCTGGCGGCGTGCTTAACACATGCAAGTCGAGCGGAAAGGCCCCTTCGGGGGTACTCGAGCGGCGAACGGGTGAGTAACACGTGAGCAACCTGCCCTCGACTCTGGGATAAGCCTGGGAAACCGGGTCTAATACCGGATACGACCTGCTCCCGCATGGGGGCGGGTGGAAAGGTGCCCTGTTTGGGGTTTCCGGTCGGGGATGGGCTCGCGGCCTATCAGCTTGTTGGTGGGGTAACGGCCTACCAAGGCGACGACGGGTAGCCGGCCTGAGAGGGCGACCGGCCACACTGGGACTGAGACACGGCCCAGACTCCTACGGGAGGCAGCAGTGGGGAATATTGCGCAATGGGCGGAAGCCTGACGCAGCGACGCCGCGTGGGGGATGAAGGCCTTCGGGTTGTAAACCTCTTTCGGCAGGGACGAAGGTGACGTGTACCTGCGGAAGAAGCGCCGGCTAACTACGTGCCAGCAGCCGCGGTAATACGTAGGGCGCGAGCGTTGTCCGGAATTATTGGGCGTAAAGAGCTCGTAGGCGGCTGGTCGCGTCTGCCGTGAAAGCCCGCGGCTTAACCGTGGGTCTGCGGTGGATACGGGCCGGCTAGAGGCAGGCAGGGGCAAGTGGAATTCCTGGTGTAGCGGTGAAATGCGCAGATATCAGGAGGAACACCGGTGGCGAAGGCGGCTTGCTGGGCCTGTCCTGACGCTGAGGAGCGAAAGCGTGGGGAGCGAACAGGATTAGATACCCTGGTAGTCCACGCCGTAAACGTTGGGCGCTAGGTGTGGGGTTCTTCCACGGGCTCCGTGCCGTAGCTAACGCATTAAGCGCCCCGCCTGGGGAGTACGGCCGCAAGGCTAAAACTCAAAGGAATTGACGGGGGCCCGCACAAGCGGCGGAGCATGTTGCTTAATTCGACGCAACGCGAAGAACCTTACCAAGGCTTGACATCACCCGGAAACGTCCAGAGATGGGCGCTCCCTTCGGGGCTGGGTGACAGGTGGTGCATGGCTGTCGTCAGCTCGTGTCGTGAGATGTTGGGTTAAGTCCCGCAACGAGCGCAACCCTCGTCCCATGTTGCCAGCACGCCCTTTTGGGTGGTGGGGACTCATGGGAGACTGCCGGGGTCAACTCGGAGGAAGGTGGGGATGACGTCAAGTCATCATGCCCCTTATGCCTTGGGCTGCAAACATGCTACAATGGCCGGTACAGTGGGTTGCGAGCCTGTGAGGGGGAGCGAATCCCTAAAAGCCGGTCTCAGTTCGGATTGGGGTCTGCAACTCGACCCCATGAAGTCGGAGTCGCTAGTAATCGCAGATCAGCAATGCTGCGGTGAATACGTTCCCGGGCCTTGTACACACCGCCCGTCACGTCATGAAAGTCGGCAACACCCGAAGCCCGTGGCCTAACCGGTTTCCGGGGGGAGCGGTCGAAGGTGGGGCCGGCGATTGGGACGAAGTCGTAACAAGGTAGCCGTACCGGAAGGTGCGGCTGGATCACCTCCTTTCTAAGGAGCACTCGGCCTGGCTGTTCCGTGACGTTAGGGGTTGCGGGAGAGTTTGGGTCCATGGGCCGCGTTCGCAGGCGTGTGGTCTGCGCGTGGTGTGCTCGTGATCGTGGAGCGCTGGTTATTCAGGCTGCCGGGCCGGCTGCCGGCCGCTAGTACCGCCCATTGCTCTTTGGAGTGGTGGGAGTGGGAATGTGGTTGTGGCGGGGTCTGGTGGTTTGGGCACACTGTTGGGTCCTGAGGGAACGGGCCTGTTGGCTTGTCCCTTGTGGACGGTGCCGGTCTCCGTCATACCGGCTGTCACCTGATCCCCGGTCTACCTCTGTGTGGGCTTGAGGGGATGGGTGGGGGTGTCTGGTGGCGGGTTGGGCTGGTGGCTGTTTGTTGCTTGTGAACTGCATAGTGGACGCGAGCGTCTTGTGTGGCCGCGCCGTGTGTCTGCGGCCGGTGACCTGAGCGAGGGCTCGCTGGTCACATTGGTTGGATCTGACGCCTGTGCTCGAGTTTGGTCTCGAGAGGGTTATCGGGTCGCCGCTTGGATTCTCTGGTCTTGGCCGGGGGTCTCGGGTCGGGATCGGATGCCTGGTGTGGGTGTCGGGTCTGGTGCCGGATCGTGATGGATCTGGCGGGTGTGATCGGTGAGTTGAGCTGCTGGGTTGCTGGTTTGCGGGTGCGGTGGCGTGTGCTCCGTGTGTGGTCAAGTTGTTAAGGGCACACGGTGGATGCCTTGGCACCAGGAGCCGATGAAGGACGTGGGAGGCTGCGATAAGCCTCGGGGAGCCGCCTACCGGGCTGTGATCCGGGGATTTCCGAATGGGGGAACCTGGCCCGAGTCATGTCGGGTCGCCGCCGCCTGAATGTATAGGGCGGTTGGTGGTAACGCGGGGAAGTGAAACATCTCAGTACCCGTAGGAAGAGAAAACAATAGTGATTCCGTTAGTAGTGGTGAGCGAACGCGGAAGAGGCTAAACCGTGCGCGTGTGATAGCCGGCGGGCGTTGCGTGTGCGGGGTTGTGGGAGCTTCCTGGGCTGGTCCGCCGACTGGCCGGGCAGTGAGAAATCGTCATGGTAGCCGAACGTTCTGGAATGGGCGGCCGTAGACCGTGAGAGCCGGGTAGGTGAAACCGTGGCGACTGTCTGGGGGAGTTTCCCGAGTAGCACGGGGCCCGAGGAATCCCGTGTGAATCTGCCAGGACCATCTGGTAAGCCTAAATACTCCCTGGTGACCGATAGTGGACGAGTACCGTGAGGGAAAGGTGAAAAGTGCCCCGGTGAGGGGTTGTGAAAGAGTACCTGAAACCGTGTGCCTACAAGCCGTGGGAGCCGTGTCGCCCATGTTCGTAAGAGCGTGGGTGTGGTGACTGCGTGCCTTTTGAAGAATGAGCCTGCGAGTTGCGGTGTGTGGCGAGGTTAACCCGTGTGGGGGAGCCGTAGCGAAAGCGAGTCTGAATAGGGCGATGGAGTCGCATGCCGCAGGCCCGAAGCGGGGTGATCTACGCATGGGCAGGGTGAAGCTCAGGTAAGACTGGGTGGAGGCCCGAACCCACCAGGGTTGAAAACCTGGGGGATGACCTGTGTGTAGGGGTGAAAGGCCAATCAAACTCCGTGATAGCTGGTTCTCCCCGAAATGCATTTAGGTGCAGCGTCGCGTGGTGCTTGCCGGAGGTAGGGCGCTGGTTGGCTGATGGGCCTTACCGGGTTACTGAGGTCAGCCAAACTTCGAATGCCGGTAAGTTGAGCGCGGCAGTGAGACTGCGGGGGATAAGCTTCGTGGTCGAGAGGGAAACAGCCCAGATCGTCGATTAAGGCCCCTAAGCGTGTGCTGAGTGGGAAAGGATGTGGAGTCGCTGTGACAGCCAGGAGGTTGGCTTAGAAGCAGCCATCCTTGAAAGAGTGCGTAATAGCTCACTGGTCTAGTGATTCCGCGCCGACAATGTAGCGGGGCTTAAGCACACCGCCGAAATCGCGGCACCGTGCACTCCTTGTGGGTGTGTGGTGGGTAGGGGAGCGTCGTGTCGCCGGTGAAGCCTGGGAGTGATCCTTGGTGGAGGTGGCGCGAGTGAGAATGCAGGCATGAGTAGCGTTTCAGAAGTGGGAAACTTCTGCGCCGGATGACCAAGGGTTCCTGGGGCAGGCTGATCCGCCCAGGGTAAGTCGGGGCCTAAGGCGAGGCCGACAGGCGTAGTCGATGGATAACGGGTTGATATTCCCGTACCCGCTGTGGTGCGTCCATGTCGAGGCCGGTGATACTAAGGGTCCTAGCCCGGCCGGCGTTCTTTGAGCGTCGGTGTCTGGGTGAACGCCTGGCCTGATCCGGTAGTAGGCAAGCGATGGGGTGACGCAGGAGGGTAGCCCATCCCAGGCGGTGGTTGTCCTGGGGTAAGCATGTAGCCCGCACCGTAGGCAAATCCGCGGTGCATTGAGGGTGAGGTGTGATGCCGAGCCGATTGTGGCGAAGTGGGTGATCCCATGCTGCCGAGAAAAGCCTCTAGCGAGTGCCGCGGCGGCCCGTACCCTAAACCGACTCAGGTGGTCAGGTAGAGAATACCGAGGCGTTCGGGTGAACTGTGGTTAAGGAACTCGGCAAATTGCCCCCGTAACTTCGGGAGAAGGGGGGCCCCTGCTGGTGAACGGCTGTGCGCTGGGAGCTGGTGGGGGTCGCAGTGGCCAGGGGGAAGCGACTGTTTACTAAAAACACAGGTCCGTGCGAAGTCGTAAGACGATGTATACGGACTGACGCCTGCCCGGTGCCGGAACGTTAAGGGGACCGCTTAGCGAGCTCTTCGGGGCTTGCGAAGGCGAGAACTTAAGCGCCGGTAAACGGCGGTGGTAACTATAACCATCCTAAGGTAGCGAAATTCCTTGTCGGGTAAGTTCCGACCTGCACGAATGGCGTAACGACTTCCCCGCTGTCTCAACCACAGGCCCGGTGAAATTGCAGTACGAGTAAAGATGCTCGTTTCGCGCAGCAGGACGGAAAGACCCCGGGACCTTCACTGCAGCTTGATATTGGCGTCTGGAATGGCTTGTGTAGGATAGGTGGGAGACTGTGAAGCCTCGACGCTAGTTGGGGTGGAGTCGTTGGTGAAATACCACTCTGGCTGTTTTGGGCGTCTAACCCGCGCCCCTGGATCGGGGTGGGGGACAGTGTCTGGCGGGTAGTTTAACTGGGGCGGTTGCCTCCTAAAGGGTAACGGAGGCGCCCAAAGGTCCCCTCAGCCTGGTTGGCAATCAGGTGGTGAGTGTAAGTGCACAAGGGGGCTTGACTGTGAGACCGACGGGTCGAGCAGGAGCGAAAGCTGGGACTAGTGATCCGGCACTTCCGTGTGGTTGGGGTGTCGCTCAACGGCTAAAAGGTACCCCGGGGATAACAGGCTGATCTTCCCCAAGAGTCCATATCGACGGGATGGTTTGGCACCTCGATGTCGGCTCGTCGCATCCTGGGGCTGGAGTCGGTCCCAAGGGTTGGGCTGTTCGCCCATTAAAGCGGTACGCGAGCTGGGTTTAGAACGTCGCGAGACAGTTCGGTCCCTATCCGCTGCGCGCGTAGGAGACTTGTGGGGGGCTGTCCCTAGTACGAGAGGACCGGGATGGACGAACCTCTGGTGTGCCAGTTGTGCCGCCAGGTGCATGGCTGGTTGGCTACGTTCGGTGTGGATAACCGCTGAAGGCATCTAAGCGGGAAGCCGTCCCCGAGATGAGGTCTCCCTCCCCTTTGGGGGGTAAGGTCCCCACGAGATGAGTGGGTTGATAGGCCGGTGGTGGAAGCTCTGTGAGGGGTGGAGCTGACCGGTACTAATAGACCGAGGACTTGACCGCATACGGAGCATGCGGCGCCGCATGGGTGGTGGCGTGTTCCGTGGTTTGCAGGGCGTTTCGTGTTCGCTGTGTGGTTCTCGAGCAGCAACCGGCCGTGTGGCTGTTGTTGTTCTTTGGGTGTCGTTTCGGTGGTTATGGCGGAAGGGAAACACCCGGTTACATTCCGAACCCGGTAGTTAAGCCTTCCTGCGCCGATGGTACTGCACCTTGGGGGGTGTGGGAGAGTAGGTCGCTGCCGGACGACTTTATGTGGACGCCCTCAGTCTTTGTGACTGGGGGCGTTCGCATTTTGTGGGGTGTTTTTGGTTGTGGCTCTGGGGGTTCCCAGAGCCCTTTTTTCGTTTCGTGGTGGCAGGCCGGCCTGGGGCGTACGGCGGATTCGTTCACGTCCTGGCCGGTGGGGCCGGCCGGGGCGGGTGCGCCGGGAGATCGGCATCGACGGTTGTTGGGCCTTGCTAGGCTGGTATGGCCGGGCCACCCGAGGGGTGGCCTTCATCGCGTCAGACCAGTCAAGGCGGGACGGCGTCGAGCGAACGGGGCCAGTACCCCGCGGTCAAGTCCACCCGCATACCCATAGACGGCTGCCCGCGCGCGTATCACTGAACGGACGTGCTGGGCGGGCAACGAAGGACAGAAGTGAACAGAGAGAACGGGCGCGAGGACGTAGGACGGCCCGACAAGGGCGGCTCCCGATCGGGAGGCGCGAACTCCGGTCGCAACCGCGGGTTCCGCAACGATCGCGCGGGCGAGGGTCGAGGGAGGCGCGAAGGAGACGTGAGCCGTTCCGGTGAGCGCCCGGGCCGGCGTCCGGGGAAGGCCCCGCGGCAGGGCGAGCGATGGGAAGGCCGCTCGGCCTACGACCGTGGCCGGGGCCGTGACGAGCGAAACGGCCGCTACGGCGATCGCCGGGACGACCGTGGCGGCGACCGTGGCCATGGCGGCGGCCGACGAGGCCGTGACGACAACGAGTTCAGGCGAGGATACGGCGGCGATCGCAGGGGAGGCCGCGACGACCGCCGCGAGTACGGCTACCGCGACCGAGACGACCGGAACCGTCCCGGCCGGTATCGCGAGAGCGCCGGCGGCGACCGCCAGACCGGGCGGCGCGACCGCTGGGACCGGGACGACCGTCCCCGGCGCTACTTCGACGACCGTGAGCCGGGCCGCCGGGAGTCCGGGCGCGGCCGGGAGGACCGCGTCTCCCGCGACCGCAAGGCTCGGCCGTTCACCCGGGAGGGCTACCGCGAGCGGGAGGAGGCCCGTGGCCTCCGGGCGCGGTACGGCCGCGCCGAGACGAAGCCCGAGCCCGCAGCGGACGCCAAGGACGAGGTGCCACCGGTTCCGGAGGGCATCACGCCGAAGGACCTCGACAAGGAGGTCCGGGAGCGCCTCATGACGCTGCCCAAGGGCCTGGCGAACCTGATCGCCGTGCACCTGGTCGCGGCCGAGCGCGCGCTGACCGAGGAAGACCCCGACCGTGCGTACGAGCACGTCAAGGTCGCCCGCCGCTTCGGCAGCCGGGTGGGCGTGGTCCGCGAGGCCGCCGGCATCGCCGCGTACCGGGCCGGGCGGTACGCGGAGGCCCTCAACGACCTGCGCGCCGCGCGTCGGCTCATGGGCTCGGACGACCTGCTGCCGCTCCTGGCGGACTGCGAGCGCGGTCTCGGCCGCCCGGAACGGGCGCTCGAGCTGATCCGTTCCGTGGAGCCGGAGCGGATCGGACGGGCGGTACGGATCGAGCTGGCGATCGTCGAGTCCGGCGCGCGTCGTGACCTCGGCCAGAAGGAGGCCGCCGTCGTCACCCTGCAGCGGGTGCCGGAGCTGCGGGACACCGAACAGCGGCCGTGGTCGGCACGGC is a window from the Thermopolyspora flexuosa genome containing:
- a CDS encoding tetratricopeptide repeat protein; the protein is MSRSGERPGRRPGKAPRQGERWEGRSAYDRGRGRDERNGRYGDRRDDRGGDRGHGGGRRGRDDNEFRRGYGGDRRGGRDDRREYGYRDRDDRNRPGRYRESAGGDRQTGRRDRWDRDDRPRRYFDDREPGRRESGRGREDRVSRDRKARPFTREGYREREEARGLRARYGRAETKPEPAADAKDEVPPVPEGITPKDLDKEVRERLMTLPKGLANLIAVHLVAAERALTEEDPDRAYEHVKVARRFGSRVGVVREAAGIAAYRAGRYAEALNDLRAARRLMGSDDLLPLLADCERGLGRPERALELIRSVEPERIGRAVRIELAIVESGARRDLGQKEAAVVTLQRVPELRDTEQRPWSARLAFAYADALADAGKTEAAIEWFAKAMMFDEYGETDAAVRYAELTGTDVPSYEIEDIEEDFDDLEAGDDVRPPAPPARTDRAATEAQGDAADEKAAAPAGRDDAQHEPEHGPARRDAEAALAERAPQPDDDAEDKEPTGHEPEDAADESPAPEPGDAAVRPEPSVEPADTAARTDTVESGEAGDARSPEDAADAPTEPTAGRTESVAPAQLDDEPGLFEETDEPLDLDAEGPSEPGSGGDAAGQSPDASVNGTAKGTDDDVVPADAAAPAPAAEEAPAASVPVRNEA